One window of Thermocoleostomius sinensis A174 genomic DNA carries:
- a CDS encoding efflux RND transporter periplasmic adaptor subunit, giving the protein MQHLTLKNVKLPTRWVTGVLLSGLLGFLVYLAVVVRQSASQSTVQLDTVEVTTSDLTVRYPVNGVVQAVRTSKLSPDREGQIIELYVEEGDSVVQGQVVARMDSQEVQAQVRQYESALAQAQAELALKQAGNRPQDIAEAEARVATAEAEIAQAQAKAVRTQEELQRNQRLAEQGAISQSQLSEYVAEEREALAALEAAQSRLREQQQNLDRLRAGTRSEEIAQAAARVAEAQAQLQSYQTQLANTEIRAPFSGIITRLFVQEGDFVTPTTSASSDESATSASIAELSSGLEVEVKVPEASIGRLQVGQLVEVRTDAFPDEVFQGRLRLIAPRAIKENNITFFRTKVELINGHDRLKLGMNVKLDILGQQIRNVLVVPLAAVVTQPNGETGVYVLDESNQSQLRSVKVGVTAEDQIQIIEGVAEGERILLSSPTDQSEPSEISPAF; this is encoded by the coding sequence ATGCAACATTTAACTCTGAAAAACGTGAAGCTGCCAACGCGCTGGGTCACTGGAGTTTTGCTTTCCGGTTTGCTAGGCTTTTTGGTCTACTTAGCTGTGGTCGTGCGTCAGTCAGCCTCGCAATCCACTGTGCAGTTAGATACTGTTGAAGTCACAACGTCCGATTTGACAGTGCGCTATCCGGTTAACGGTGTGGTGCAAGCCGTGCGAACCAGTAAGCTGAGTCCCGATCGCGAAGGACAAATTATTGAGTTGTATGTTGAAGAAGGCGATTCAGTGGTGCAGGGACAAGTCGTTGCCCGCATGGATAGCCAGGAAGTGCAGGCACAAGTGCGGCAATATGAAAGCGCACTAGCTCAAGCCCAAGCAGAGCTAGCCCTTAAACAAGCGGGGAATCGTCCTCAAGACATTGCCGAAGCCGAAGCAAGGGTGGCCACCGCCGAGGCAGAAATTGCTCAGGCCCAAGCCAAAGCAGTTCGCACTCAGGAAGAATTACAGCGCAACCAACGCTTGGCCGAGCAAGGAGCGATCTCGCAAAGTCAATTAAGTGAGTATGTGGCCGAAGAACGAGAAGCCTTGGCAGCCCTGGAAGCGGCTCAGTCCAGATTACGAGAACAGCAGCAGAACCTCGATCGCCTACGGGCAGGAACTCGCAGTGAGGAAATTGCTCAAGCCGCAGCCCGGGTGGCCGAAGCGCAAGCACAGTTGCAATCCTATCAAACCCAACTAGCCAATACAGAAATTCGAGCACCATTTTCGGGCATCATTACGCGACTGTTTGTTCAGGAAGGAGATTTTGTTACCCCCACAACATCAGCGTCATCTGACGAAAGCGCGACTTCGGCTTCGATCGCAGAACTATCATCTGGGCTAGAAGTAGAAGTGAAAGTGCCAGAAGCTAGTATTGGGCGACTACAAGTGGGACAACTAGTGGAAGTTCGCACCGATGCTTTTCCCGACGAGGTATTTCAGGGACGCCTGCGCTTGATTGCACCGCGAGCTATCAAGGAAAATAATATTACCTTTTTTAGAACTAAAGTTGAACTAATTAATGGACACGATCGCTTGAAACTGGGAATGAATGTAAAGCTGGACATTTTAGGACAACAGATTAGGAATGTATTAGTGGTTCCCTTAGCGGCAGTGGTAACACAACCTAATGGCGAGACGGGTGTATATGTATTAGATGAGTCGAATCAAAGCCAACTGCGATCGGTGAAGGTAGGTGTCACTGCCGAAGATCAAATTCAAATTATTGAAGGTGTGGCTGAAGGAGAACGCATTCTGTTAAGCTCACCGACTGATCAATCAGAACCTTCAGAAATTAGTCCG
- a CDS encoding AAA family ATPase — translation MSISEILELIEIADECLSVATGKTLTIHQKEILKQVIDGRKLKEVRLEGYSDLTVQRLFCPELWKLLSEATGQKVSIRTVPLVLKNLKNLMQPPIDRTKQRNRVSDSIGALEPYENSLSPNSVALSTSSTSTRHNLPAHTCSTFVGREQEIAQLLELLSPQHRARLISVDGIGGVGKTSLVVEVAYRCLCAAHSADDWFQKAPTFDVIVFTSAKQHFLTSFSLLQRISRPQRTLKDIIQQIARVLGDINTTGKSIEDQIELVKDALARFQTLLIIDNLETIENPQDVLSFLYCDLPPTVKAIITTRKQGIFLPLHLSVLTKTDALQLIYHETQEKKITLTETNLYKLYERTGGIPIAIHYAVGQIAGGYSADYVLEQLTQANGDLARFCFEHSVALIQGQLAHQLLMSLSLFTQPISREMWIELSLPEDFSNVSSIENSSGNVVERALVQLQELSLIVLDSNLYSLLPLTREYAIAELKNYPVFEQNIRERWLNWCLKLAQTHKREHGWDWKTQDDVLEAEWGNIQPIIEWCMHEGRYNELYTLWKSFEAHIYLRGDRKDRSKCWNEHFEWMDWLIQTAQQRDLAVAAEVMSSRGWLLTALGQPEYFQEADRLYVEAWSLRHHQSLEFQLNLAVNIMALRVHQAQFETVQPWFEQAMQLLERHPLSETERLLQLSRIHYYQGRVQFHAGAYESAEFHFKTALDCAQAINWQRVIWRSRNWLADIAIQQGKWTVATHLLMQGLQIAESERGTYQTAFYQRSLANLAMAQGDRAAAQHWAIEAINCFRRLDMPSEARELNSLLQTLQIGTG, via the coding sequence ATGAGCATCTCCGAAATTCTAGAACTAATAGAGATTGCTGATGAATGTTTGTCCGTAGCAACTGGTAAAACTTTAACCATTCATCAGAAAGAAATCCTTAAACAAGTTATTGATGGTAGAAAATTAAAAGAGGTTAGATTGGAGGGCTATTCGGATTTAACAGTGCAACGACTGTTCTGCCCAGAACTTTGGAAATTGTTATCAGAAGCAACCGGGCAAAAGGTTAGTATCAGAACTGTTCCCTTGGTGTTGAAGAACTTAAAGAATTTAATGCAGCCACCGATCGATCGGACGAAGCAACGCAATCGAGTATCCGATTCGATCGGTGCATTAGAGCCTTATGAAAATTCACTATCGCCAAATTCAGTTGCATTATCTACCTCCTCGACCTCTACCCGGCATAATTTGCCAGCCCACACTTGTAGTACATTTGTTGGACGAGAACAGGAAATCGCTCAACTCTTAGAGTTACTTTCACCTCAACATAGAGCGCGTCTAATAAGCGTAGATGGTATTGGTGGAGTTGGGAAAACCTCTTTAGTCGTAGAAGTTGCATACCGATGTCTATGTGCGGCTCATAGTGCTGATGATTGGTTTCAGAAAGCTCCAACATTTGATGTCATCGTTTTCACATCAGCCAAACAGCATTTCCTAACCTCCTTCAGCCTGCTGCAACGAATTAGCCGTCCTCAGCGGACATTGAAGGACATCATTCAACAGATTGCTCGTGTCTTGGGTGACATTAATACGACGGGTAAAAGCATTGAAGATCAAATCGAACTTGTAAAAGATGCACTAGCCCGTTTTCAGACGCTGTTGATCATCGACAATCTGGAAACGATCGAAAACCCACAAGATGTTTTGTCATTCTTATACTGCGACTTGCCTCCGACAGTCAAAGCTATTATTACCACGCGCAAGCAAGGAATTTTTTTGCCGCTACATCTATCTGTTCTCACTAAAACTGATGCCTTGCAACTCATCTATCATGAAACGCAGGAAAAGAAAATTACTCTTACTGAAACTAATCTATATAAACTATATGAACGAACAGGTGGAATTCCGATTGCCATTCACTATGCGGTTGGACAAATAGCAGGTGGATATTCAGCAGACTATGTTTTAGAGCAGTTGACACAAGCAAATGGAGATTTAGCTCGCTTTTGTTTTGAACATTCAGTTGCGCTCATTCAAGGACAACTCGCTCATCAATTATTGATGTCGCTTTCATTATTTACACAACCAATTTCACGAGAGATGTGGATTGAACTTTCGCTGCCAGAAGATTTTTCAAATGTTTCTTCGATCGAAAATTCATCAGGAAACGTTGTAGAGCGAGCTTTGGTTCAACTTCAGGAATTATCTTTGATTGTACTTGATAGCAATCTTTACAGCTTATTGCCTCTAACTCGTGAATATGCAATCGCAGAACTAAAAAACTATCCAGTATTCGAGCAGAACATTCGAGAGCGCTGGCTCAATTGGTGTTTGAAATTAGCTCAAACGCACAAAAGAGAACATGGGTGGGATTGGAAAACTCAAGATGATGTTTTAGAAGCAGAATGGGGTAACATTCAGCCAATAATTGAATGGTGTATGCATGAAGGACGATACAACGAACTCTACACACTCTGGAAATCATTTGAAGCACATATTTATCTTCGAGGCGATCGTAAAGACCGATCGAAATGTTGGAATGAGCACTTTGAATGGATGGATTGGCTGATTCAAACGGCTCAACAGCGTGATCTGGCTGTTGCTGCCGAGGTGATGTCCAGTCGAGGTTGGCTGCTGACAGCCTTGGGACAACCCGAATATTTTCAGGAAGCCGATCGTCTTTATGTCGAAGCTTGGTCTCTACGCCATCATCAAAGCTTAGAATTTCAATTAAATCTAGCGGTTAACATCATGGCACTGCGGGTTCATCAAGCGCAGTTTGAAACCGTTCAGCCGTGGTTTGAACAAGCGATGCAACTACTGGAACGGCATCCTTTAAGTGAGACAGAACGGTTGTTGCAGCTAAGCCGAATTCATTACTACCAAGGACGGGTACAGTTTCATGCAGGGGCGTATGAATCAGCCGAGTTTCACTTTAAAACTGCCTTAGATTGTGCCCAAGCTATAAACTGGCAGCGGGTAATCTGGCGCAGTCGTAATTGGCTAGCAGATATTGCCATTCAGCAAGGGAAATGGACTGTAGCGACTCACCTGTTGATGCAAGGGCTACAGATTGCTGAATCTGAGCGTGGCACTTATCAAACAGCCTTCTATCAGCGATCGCTGGCGAATTTAGCCATGGCTCAAGGCGATCGAGCGGCGGCTCAACACTGGGCAATAGAAGCCATTAATTGTTTCAGACGGTTAGATATGCCTTCAGAAGCCAGAGAACTGAATAGCTTGCTTCAAACTCTGCAAATTGGGACGGGGTAA
- a CDS encoding MauE/DoxX family redox-associated membrane protein, with translation MYYSYLFIFCRTLVFSVFTASCFFKVKNFSRFVLTIHRFEILPSSIVKITGISIVGLELLVIGFLFSHSLIAFGLATVLLILFTLALISSLWRNLKIQCNCFGTSQHPISSIDLVRNAIFLVCSSVGGWLALQPHMQVKLSFVDSVSASFIALIFTLVLSNLSELYYLYDPAKVRS, from the coding sequence ATGTACTACTCATATTTGTTTATCTTTTGCAGAACTTTAGTTTTTTCTGTATTTACAGCATCTTGTTTCTTTAAGGTGAAAAATTTTTCCCGCTTTGTTCTTACAATTCATCGCTTTGAGATTCTACCAAGTTCGATTGTAAAGATTACTGGTATCTCTATTGTAGGATTAGAGTTACTAGTTATTGGTTTTCTATTCAGCCATTCATTGATCGCATTTGGACTAGCAACGGTTTTGTTAATTCTATTTACATTGGCTTTGATCTCAAGTTTGTGGCGTAACCTTAAGATTCAATGCAATTGTTTTGGAACGAGTCAACATCCCATCTCTTCGATCGATTTAGTACGAAACGCTATCTTTCTAGTGTGTTCCAGTGTCGGTGGTTGGTTGGCGCTTCAACCCCACATGCAGGTAAAACTCTCATTTGTAGATTCAGTATCCGCTAGCTTCATAGCTCTTATTTTCACACTAGTATTGTCAAACTTAAGTGAGCTTTACTACCTGTATGATCCTGCCAAGGTGCGGAGCTAG
- a CDS encoding peroxiredoxin family protein encodes MMSFSIANSILQWSAILLNLLLTIALLRQFNQLSDSIAEFSGMESGLETGSRAPDFEAETLTGETLTLADYMGKVVSFIFVSTHCDACIDKFPALNAFADKAKQAGVEVVLVNTDDDKGTIAGLVQKHGVSLPVLVAPIESNPFARNYRAEAVPSYCLLNPDSYIESAGLLGPKWEKQITQAWTTV; translated from the coding sequence ATGATGTCTTTTTCTATTGCAAATTCAATCTTGCAGTGGAGTGCTATCCTACTCAATCTGCTGCTAACCATTGCTCTGCTACGCCAATTTAATCAGCTTTCTGATTCAATAGCAGAGTTTAGCGGTATGGAATCTGGATTGGAAACAGGAAGCCGTGCCCCGGATTTTGAAGCAGAGACATTGACAGGAGAAACCCTAACATTAGCAGATTACATGGGGAAAGTGGTATCTTTTATCTTTGTTTCAACTCACTGTGACGCCTGTATCGATAAGTTTCCTGCCTTAAATGCCTTTGCTGATAAAGCGAAGCAAGCAGGAGTAGAGGTGGTGCTTGTCAACACCGACGACGACAAAGGTACGATCGCAGGGCTAGTTCAGAAGCACGGAGTATCACTGCCAGTTTTAGTGGCCCCTATTGAAAGTAATCCGTTTGCCAGAAATTACCGTGCCGAAGCGGTTCCTTCATACTGCTTACTGAATCCAGACAGCTACATTGAATCGGCTGGATTACTTGGGCCCAAGTGGGAGAAGCAGATAACACAAGCTTGGACAACTGTGTGA
- a CDS encoding MarR family winged helix-turn-helix transcriptional regulator, whose protein sequence is MGIQRSVSTTLSETCATTLMETVPLLMQVIRADMRAIGATTLSVPQFRTLAFLDRHSGASLSDLADHLGVTAATASATVERLVQQNYVQRLSHPQERRKVVLSLTEVGLQHLQQARSQTRRQIAALLDRLSEDQLLQIDQSLRSLQQIFELRLNDPESSA, encoded by the coding sequence ATGGGCATACAGCGATCGGTCTCAACCACCCTATCGGAAACCTGTGCAACTACGCTGATGGAAACTGTGCCGTTGCTGATGCAGGTGATTCGAGCCGACATGCGGGCAATTGGGGCAACAACGCTTTCAGTTCCCCAATTTCGCACGCTGGCATTTCTCGATCGGCATTCGGGAGCTTCGTTGTCTGATTTGGCCGACCATTTGGGTGTAACGGCGGCAACCGCCTCCGCTACGGTTGAAAGGCTGGTGCAACAGAATTATGTACAGCGCCTTTCCCATCCCCAAGAGCGTCGCAAAGTAGTATTAAGCCTAACTGAAGTTGGACTGCAACACCTCCAGCAGGCGCGCAGTCAAACTCGTCGTCAGATTGCGGCTCTTCTCGATCGATTGTCTGAGGATCAACTGCTGCAAATTGATCAAAGCTTACGATCGCTGCAACAAATTTTTGAACTGAGGTTAAACGATCCTGAAAGCAGCGCGTAG
- a CDS encoding ABC transporter ATP-binding protein has protein sequence MWHFLQSVTQLVKFVWRSHPLGCVVAVILTILQGLIPLANAWVLKVLLDWLAEQFAGQKDIINEQLMGLLIAQTVLIVTAAMLPNVSRYLNAELGRRLTISIQSSVYQKINQFRGIAHFENPEVYDTIRLAEEGAEQSSGQTLQVLTDLIQSLVTLLSFVSVLISFNLFLANLVLLAALPQLITQLQIGRQRFGLAYELSPTERRKHYYSFLLSDVYAVKEVRLFGLGTYFLDKLLQLYQRTHHAERQQQQRELRWELGLNIISSIVASIAFVIVVSAAFAERVSLGDIMLYVNAVTSVQMASGRLIGAIAGLSEGVLFYSFFEKLLNLSPDLPVPATPYPVPSLSSGIELRNVSFRYSDHHPWILRDVNLQIPAHHCLALVGLNGAGKSTLVKLLTRLYDPTIGQILWDGIDIREFEPDEFRRHISTIFQDFMHYDLTVRENIGLGDLSRIQDMPWIQKAAKQANIHEEILRLPHDYETEITRMFAEEMTGEKAAGIDLSGGQWQRIATARMFAREADLLILDEPTAALDAQAEYETYSHFKQLMADRTSLLISHRFSTVRMADAIAVLEAGRIVEYGSHEALMRSNGTYAKLYRLQAESYMDSPQPHSPASV, from the coding sequence ATGTGGCACTTTCTACAATCCGTTACGCAATTGGTTAAATTCGTTTGGCGATCGCATCCACTTGGTTGTGTAGTAGCAGTCATTCTAACAATCTTACAGGGTTTAATTCCGCTGGCTAATGCCTGGGTTCTCAAAGTCTTGCTTGACTGGTTAGCAGAGCAATTTGCTGGGCAGAAGGATATTATTAATGAGCAATTGATGGGACTGCTGATTGCCCAAACCGTATTGATTGTGACGGCGGCAATGTTACCAAATGTCAGTCGATATCTAAACGCAGAACTGGGGCGACGGCTCACAATATCCATTCAATCCTCTGTTTATCAGAAAATTAATCAGTTCCGTGGTATCGCTCACTTCGAAAATCCAGAAGTTTACGACACAATTCGGTTAGCTGAAGAAGGAGCAGAGCAAAGTTCTGGACAAACGTTGCAGGTTCTCACAGACTTAATTCAATCCCTGGTGACGCTCTTGAGTTTTGTCAGTGTCTTAATTTCCTTTAACCTCTTCTTAGCCAATCTAGTCCTGTTGGCGGCTCTGCCGCAACTGATTACCCAACTTCAGATCGGACGACAACGATTCGGTTTGGCATATGAACTTAGCCCCACGGAGCGCCGCAAGCATTACTACAGTTTTTTACTGTCCGATGTTTATGCAGTCAAAGAGGTGCGATTGTTTGGATTGGGAACGTACTTTCTAGACAAGCTACTACAGCTATATCAACGTACTCACCATGCAGAACGCCAGCAACAACAACGGGAACTTCGTTGGGAATTGGGATTAAATATAATATCTAGTATCGTTGCCAGCATTGCCTTTGTAATTGTAGTCTCTGCTGCTTTCGCAGAGCGGGTGTCCTTGGGCGACATCATGCTATACGTTAACGCTGTCACCTCAGTGCAAATGGCATCCGGTCGTTTGATTGGAGCGATCGCAGGCTTGAGTGAAGGAGTTTTATTTTACTCTTTCTTTGAGAAACTGTTAAATTTATCACCCGATCTCCCGGTTCCAGCTACACCCTATCCTGTTCCTTCGCTTTCATCCGGTATTGAATTACGGAATGTGTCGTTTCGCTATAGCGATCATCATCCCTGGATTTTACGCGATGTAAATTTGCAAATCCCGGCTCATCATTGTTTGGCGCTAGTCGGGCTGAATGGTGCCGGCAAATCAACGCTAGTGAAGTTATTAACGCGATTGTATGACCCCACGATCGGACAAATTTTGTGGGATGGCATTGATATTCGCGAATTCGAACCAGATGAATTTCGTCGCCATATCAGCACGATTTTTCAAGACTTCATGCACTATGATTTGACCGTGCGAGAGAATATTGGACTCGGAGATCTAAGCCGCATTCAGGATATGCCGTGGATACAAAAAGCGGCAAAACAAGCCAATATTCATGAAGAGATTTTGCGCTTACCGCATGATTATGAAACAGAAATTACTCGCATGTTTGCCGAGGAAATGACGGGAGAAAAAGCAGCAGGGATTGATTTGTCGGGGGGACAATGGCAGCGCATCGCCACGGCTCGGATGTTTGCCCGTGAAGCCGATTTGCTGATTTTAGATGAACCCACAGCGGCCCTAGATGCCCAAGCAGAATACGAAACCTATAGCCATTTCAAACAACTGATGGCCGATCGCACCAGTTTGTTAATCTCTCACCGCTTCAGCACGGTGCGGATGGCCGATGCCATTGCCGTACTGGAAGCTGGCCGGATTGTAGAATATGGCTCTCATGAAGCGTTGATGCGATCGAATGGCACCTATGCTAAACTCTATCGTCTGCAAGCTGAGAGCTACATGGATTCACCGCAGCCTCATTCACCAGCATCAGTATAG
- a CDS encoding S26 family signal peptidase, which yields MQLIGIVVIVSLLIGVGATAFLRFCFTITTVCGDSMSPALEDGDRLLTFNLLPHLWLQHGQIVVGELEMLNVSPAINHAFSEYINTSEPGELDLIPSEAELLGQVDVKVEMEPESSKFIKRIAGLSGDTITISLSSLHAFMQAMLKEQGNAEGNVVWQVPDNHCFVRGDSLVCADSLLVGPIPISAITGIVILKLPHASSNSLTQPLL from the coding sequence ATGCAACTCATTGGAATTGTAGTTATTGTTAGTTTGCTGATTGGCGTAGGAGCAACTGCGTTCCTACGCTTTTGCTTCACTATCACAACAGTCTGTGGCGACAGCATGTCCCCCGCCTTAGAAGATGGCGATCGACTACTGACCTTTAATCTTTTGCCTCACCTTTGGTTGCAACACGGGCAAATCGTAGTTGGGGAATTAGAAATGCTGAACGTGTCACCTGCCATCAATCACGCATTCTCAGAATATATCAATACGTCAGAACCGGGGGAGTTAGATCTCATTCCGTCTGAAGCGGAACTGCTTGGTCAAGTCGATGTAAAAGTAGAGATGGAACCAGAGTCCTCTAAATTCATCAAACGCATTGCTGGCTTATCAGGCGATACAATCACGATTTCTCTCTCTAGCTTACATGCATTTATGCAAGCCATGCTGAAAGAGCAAGGTAATGCTGAAGGCAATGTTGTTTGGCAGGTGCCAGACAATCACTGTTTTGTTCGGGGAGACAGTTTAGTTTGCGCAGATTCATTATTGGTTGGTCCAATTCCAATCTCTGCCATCACTGGCATTGTGATTCTGAAGTTACCACATGCATCATCAAACAGCTTGACTCAACCATTGCTTTAA